The genomic stretch GGCGCTGTCGCTAATACGTCAGATATATAAATGACGCCATTTATAATTGCAATAACTTCTTTTCTATATTGAAGACCAGGAAAGGTTTTTAATTCAGCTTGAATATCAGCTTTTAACATTTCTGGCTTAATAGTCTTCATTATTTTAAAAATCATATTTTCATTTTGTTCAGACAAAGTTATATCTAAGTCTTCGTCAGATGTATACACAACATCACAACCATGTTCAAAAAGATTCTTTTTATCTTTATAATATCTTTCAGGTGTAATATGCCAGTCAATATGACAATCAAACAAAGATGTCAATACTCCAACATGAGGTGAAATTGTTATGTAGGATGCCTGAAAGCTAGAGACTTCCAATATGATATAACGAGAATCCATTAATTGATTAAGTGGAAGAGATCCTACAGAACTTCCTATATTGCCAAGTAAAATCGAGTCTTTAAGTATATGTTTTAACATCGAAGATGTAGTGCTTTTCCCTTTAGTGCCAGTAATACCAATAAATATTTTTTCTGGAAATATAGATTTATTTGTAGCCAGCCACCATGCCAAGGGTGTTGTTGCTCGTTTCTTTAATGATTTAATGAACTTACTATATTTAGAGATTCCAGGACTAACAAAAATTATTGTACAACTATCTAGATCCGACTGATTACGAACACATTTTCTCGCAAAGCCCACATCATTTATCTTTAACTCTTCATTCGCACTAACAAAATCTATGTCAGAAATATTTTGGTCGTCTGGAAGAAAAATGGAAATACCATCTTTATACCCAATATTTTCTAGGTATCTAATAATACCTGCAGTGTCTCGACCTAAACCAACAATACCAATTCTTTCTCCATCAAGCCTGGCTAATACTTCACTTGTATATTCTTCAAACTTTAAATTTTCTATAATGTCTATAAATTCTTTTTCAACAAAATTGTTTACCCCAAAACCTTTATTAAGTTTATGGTTTTTTGACAGAAAATCTATATCTTTTATCGAAGAAAGAACGGTTTTTAATTTAGATTTCTTATTGATTTTATTTAATGCTTTTTTCATCAGCAGTACTGTTTCACCGATAGTGCCTACACATTCAAATGGTTTACCGTTACCCATACCGATAAGATCCAAAAAGCCTTGTGTATTATTTTTTTCATCAAGTAAATTCTTTCCAAATATTTTTGAAACATATTCGATCTCTAGAAAAGCGCTCATCCCTATAAAGACAAACCTACACTTGTCGCATTCACCACACCACGATAGAGTTCTATCATTTTTATTAATTTTAAAAACACGGTTACAACTAGTAAAACAATTATGAAATTGTTTAGCCATAGAAAATATAGAAAATATTTCATATTCACTTAATATTCTCAATATTGAGAAATAATTTATAGGTTTATTTACGAATGAAGCAATAGCATCTCGCAAATACTTTTCAGCAATAAATGATTTAGAAAATTGATGATTAACTTCTACATCCTCAACGATTCTTGTGGCTTCATTCGCAGATGATTCATTACTCATCACAACACTTTGTGCCCCAATGCAATATCCGGCAACACAAGCTAGCGTCGAGACCAATGCAGTCACTGGAACATGGCCATTAAACGCGCCATCTGTATTCCATCTTAAAAGTTCAGGATCTATTTGTCGCTTAACATTTACCATTGAAATATCAGCAGCTTTTGCCGTATTATTTATCGATTTATGATCACCTACTGAAAATCCGATTATTTTTTTATTAGTACGTTTTAAAATTTCTAGTGAAGTCGCTGAATCTTTGCCCCCACCAATGGGAACTAAGAACAAATCCTCTTCTTCATTTTTTTCTTGCTGCAAGGATAGATCCTTCCGGTTTTGCAGCTTAGGGGTTAGTTCCGGAGCAATGATTATGGGAGTATCAAGCAAGTTTAATTTATTTTGAAATCTAAATTCACGTAAACCTTCATCATACAATGAGCTTATCCACTCTGAAACCTGAGGAGTTATAGGAAAATCGACAACAACCTGTTTTGTAGGCGATGCTTTGAAATAGCTTAGCGACGAAGAAAGAGCAACGAGATCAATGTATCGAGGCAAGTCATCTATATATATTTCTCTATTCTCTCCAAAATTAAAAGAAAAGCTTTCTTTGAAGTTTCGTTCTTTATCGAATGAATAGCTACATGTAATTTCTAATTTTTCGTCGATGAATTCAAATATAGGTTTATGTATCAAAAACGACTTATACATTTATTCAGTCCAATCACTAGATGCTTTAGATAATCTATCGTTAATAGCAACACCTAATCCAATATTGGATGGAGCGATCACCAAAATCCCTGAACAACCTTTATCTTGTGCATGTCTAAAAAAAGAATATAATTTATGTGCAAATTCTTCATTGGAATTTATGATTTGGCTAAATGAGATTGAATTATTAATAAACTTATTAAAACCAATATAAGCTAGATTTCTGTGATTGGTATTTTCAAGTCGCAATTCTAGATCTTCAATATTTTCAAATCTATAAACCGGAATTCTAGGTGAATAATGAATTTTGAGATTTCCTGAAACTTTAATATTAGAAATATCAATATCCGATATTTGTGCTTGATCTAAATCTAATAGCTTAGAGATTTCAATGTCTGTAATATATCCACTTCGCAAAATTTTAGGAGTATCACCTAGACATGAGATAATTGTTGATTCAACACCAACATTACAATCTCCACCGTCTAAAACTGTCAATCTATCTGTGAATTCTGAAATAACGTGTTCGGCTGAGGTAGGAGAAACATGAGAGAAAATATTTGCACTTGGACCGGCAACAAGAAAATCACATTTTGAAAATAATTTTAAAGCAATATCATGCTTTGGAACACGAACAGCAATACTATCTAATCCACCTGTAACTTCATCACAAACTATAGTGTTATTTTTTTTTGGCAAAATTAAACTCATTGGGCCAGGCCAAAAATTTTCTGCTAAGACATATGCATAATCCGGAATATTTTCAACACATTCAAAAACACTCTTTGTATTTGAACCATGAACAATCAACGGATGATTCTTAGGTCTGTTTTTAGCTTTAAAAATCTTATTTACAGCCACACTAGAATCGGCTCTGGCTCCTAAACCATATACAGTTTCGGTAGGAAAACCTAACAGATCTTCAGCTTCTAAAACTGAAATACATTCTAAAATATTATTAGTAATCAATTTGAATTACTTTCTTTACCAGAAATTCACTGTCTCGCTTGTAGTCAAAACATCGCCTAATTCATCTGTCCAAATATTTGCCGATAAATATTTCCATCCAGCATCAGGACTAATACAGACTATTGTTCCCGATTCCATAGTACTAGCAACTTTTAGAGCACCTGAGACAACAGCACCAGTTGATACACCTACAAAAATTCCACATTCGTCTAATAGACGACGAGTAACTTCTATAGATTCTTTTGAACGAACAATAATTCTACGATCAATCAAAGTATCAACAAAAATATCGGGAATAAAACCCTCATCTAAAGAACGAAGAGCTGTAATAGTTTCCCCAACTGGTGGTTCTATAGCAATAATTTTTACTTCTGGTTTATTTTCTTTGAAAAACTTTGACACACCCATTAATGTTCCAGAGGTACCAAGACCTGCAGCGAATACATCAATTTCTGGTATATCTTTAAGGATCTCTGGACCAGTAGTTTTATAATGTGCATCTACATTTGCGCTATTGCCGTACTGGTATAGCAATATCCAATCTGGATTTTCTTTTTTGACTTCTTTTGCTTTAGCGATTGCGCCATTACTTCCTTTTGAACCATCGGAATATATAATTTCCGCACCATATGATTTCAAAAGTTCTTTTCTCTCAGTCGTAACATTCTCGCTGAGTACTATAACTAGATGATATCCTTTTAATTTACATACTAAAGCTAAACCTATTGCAGTATTTCCGCTTGATGATTCTAAAACTGTACCGCCTGCTTTGAGCTCGCCACTTTTCTCAGCAGCTTCAATCATTGATACTGCTGCACGATCTTTAATGGAGCCGCCAGGATTTTGGCCTTCAAGTTTTAAATATATTTTGATATTTTTATTAGGTGACAATGTATGTATTCCTATAACAGGAGTATTCCCTACAAGATCAAGTATTGATTCAACACGCATATTTACCTATGTTAAATTCCGCCAGCAACAGCAGGTAAGAGTGTAATCTCATCGCCTTCTTTTACTGGAGCGTCTAATTTACCAATATAACGAATATCATCATCATTTACATATATGTTGACATATTTATGTAAATTAGAATCTGAATCATATAAAACACCAGTTATATCAGGGTATTGTGCCGTTAAATCGGCCAGTACCTCAGATACAGTTGCACCTTTGGTAGTTACCACAGCATTATTTCCTGTAGCATTTCTCATTACTGTAGGTATACGTATAGTTATAGACATTTGATTATTCTATAGTGAAAAGCCAGAAAATTACTAAATTTCGCATGATACGCAAAAAATAATTGATTTCGCGAATAATATTACTTAAGTTTTGGTTCAAATGGGACGAAAATATGACTAATGAATACTTTAAACGAAACCGCAACAAATTCTCAATCTCAATGGGGTAATAGGATTCCTGTAGAGATCGATAAAAAGTCTGGATTG from Acidimicrobiia bacterium encodes the following:
- a CDS encoding threonylcarbamoyl-AMP synthase, translating into MITNNILECISVLEAEDLLGFPTETVYGLGARADSSVAVNKIFKAKNRPKNHPLIVHGSNTKSVFECVENIPDYAYVLAENFWPGPMSLILPKKNNTIVCDEVTGGLDSIAVRVPKHDIALKLFSKCDFLVAGPSANIFSHVSPTSAEHVISEFTDRLTVLDGGDCNVGVESTIISCLGDTPKILRSGYITDIEISKLLDLDQAQISDIDISNIKVSGNLKIHYSPRIPVYRFENIEDLELRLENTNHRNLAYIGFNKFINNSISFSQIINSNEEFAHKLYSFFRHAQDKGCSGILVIAPSNIGLGVAINDRLSKASSDWTE
- a CDS encoding MoaD family protein, translated to MSITIRIPTVMRNATGNNAVVTTKGATVSEVLADLTAQYPDITGVLYDSDSNLHKYVNIYVNDDDIRYIGKLDAPVKEGDEITLLPAVAGGI
- a CDS encoding cysteine synthase family protein produces the protein MRVESILDLVGNTPVIGIHTLSPNKNIKIYLKLEGQNPGGSIKDRAAVSMIEAAEKSGELKAGGTVLESSSGNTAIGLALVCKLKGYHLVIVLSENVTTERKELLKSYGAEIIYSDGSKGSNGAIAKAKEVKKENPDWILLYQYGNSANVDAHYKTTGPEILKDIPEIDVFAAGLGTSGTLMGVSKFFKENKPEVKIIAIEPPVGETITALRSLDEGFIPDIFVDTLIDRRIIVRSKESIEVTRRLLDECGIFVGVSTGAVVSGALKVASTMESGTIVCISPDAGWKYLSANIWTDELGDVLTTSETVNFW